The Alteripontixanthobacter sp. genome has a window encoding:
- the truB gene encoding tRNA pseudouridine(55) synthase TruB codes for MTHGWVILDKPRGLGSTQAVGAVKRNLREGGYPKVKVGHGGTLDPLAEGVLPIALGEATKLAGRMLEASKIYEFTIQFGEETTTLDSEGEIVRTSKHRPPRAAIGPVLEHFTGEIDQVPPKYSALKVDGKRAYERARAGEEVEMKTRRVTIFSLASPDGQRELPSSTFAATSGRPDPYDPGAPLELADSITLTAHVSKGTYIRSLARDIALALGTHGHVTYLRRTRAGPFDQSQAISLDKLNAIGKGAPLKDIILPLEAGLDGIPALSLTSQQAGAIRQGRVLEGLPHANGLHLASYGNTPVALVELMGGTAKVVRGFNIPDTAE; via the coding sequence ATGACACATGGCTGGGTAATCCTCGATAAGCCGCGCGGGCTCGGCTCGACGCAGGCGGTGGGCGCGGTGAAGCGGAATTTGCGCGAAGGAGGCTATCCCAAGGTGAAGGTCGGCCATGGCGGGACGCTCGATCCGCTCGCCGAAGGGGTGCTGCCGATCGCGCTGGGCGAGGCGACCAAGCTGGCCGGGCGGATGCTGGAAGCCAGCAAGATCTATGAATTCACCATTCAGTTCGGCGAGGAGACCACCACGCTCGACAGCGAAGGCGAGATCGTGCGCACCAGCAAGCACCGCCCGCCGCGCGCAGCCATCGGACCGGTGCTGGAACATTTCACCGGCGAAATCGATCAGGTGCCGCCCAAATACTCAGCGCTGAAGGTGGACGGCAAGCGCGCTTATGAACGTGCCCGCGCAGGTGAGGAGGTGGAGATGAAGACTCGCCGCGTCACCATATTCTCGCTCGCGTCGCCCGATGGGCAGCGCGAACTGCCAAGCTCCACCTTCGCCGCCACCTCTGGCCGCCCGGACCCTTACGATCCCGGCGCGCCTCTGGAACTGGCGGACAGTATCACCCTGACCGCGCATGTTTCGAAGGGTACTTATATCCGCAGCCTGGCCCGCGATATCGCGCTGGCACTTGGAACCCATGGCCATGTCACCTACCTTAGGCGGACAAGGGCGGGCCCGTTCGATCAGTCGCAGGCGATTTCGCTGGACAAATTGAACGCCATCGGTAAGGGCGCGCCCCTGAAAGACATCATCCTGCCATTGGAGGCGGGGCTGGACGGTATCCCGGCCCTATCCCTCACGTCCCAGCAGGCAGGGGCGATCCGCCAGGGTCGCGTCTTGGAGGGACTGCCCCACGCAAATGGGCTTCACCTGGCCAGCTACGGCAATACGCCCGTGGCACTGGTGGAGCTGATGGGCGGCACGGCGAAGGTCGTGCGGGGGTTCAATATTCCAGATACCGCGGAGTAA
- the glpD gene encoding glycerol-3-phosphate dehydrogenase encodes MPALDDTEHYDLLIIGGGINGAGIARDAAGRGASVLLVEKDDLASHTSSASTKLVHGGLRYLEHYEFRLVRESLIERERLLAMAPHIIWPLRFVLPHDTGLRPGWLLRLGLAMYDHIGGRKLLPPTRSLDLRKPPHDTVLEDRLVKGWEYSDCWVEDSRLVVLNAMDAAKRGADIRTRTECAGLERGENAWTATLRSADGESRVTARTVVNAAGPWVDAVLGRALPAERHQNLRLVKGSHLIFPRLYEGDHAYIFQNRDDRIVFAIPYEREFTLVGTTDVGFEGNPGDIQISDEESAYICEAINEYLAHDVSPGQAVWSYSGVRPLYDDNSGSNSTVTRDYVFELDGENGAPPILSIFGGKITTYRKLAEHALAKLARLGAISGDEWTDGATLPGGDFPVDGIDTLVGTILATYPFLDPANALRLARAYGTMVSDILGDARDAEALGQDFGAGLTAREVDWLRANEFATSADDILWRRSKLGLHMTADQRAAVAAYIERADG; translated from the coding sequence ATGCCCGCTTTGGACGATACCGAACATTACGATCTGCTGATAATCGGCGGCGGCATCAACGGTGCCGGGATCGCCCGCGATGCGGCCGGGAGAGGCGCGTCGGTGCTGCTGGTGGAGAAGGACGACCTCGCCTCCCACACCTCCAGCGCCAGCACCAAGCTGGTCCATGGCGGGCTGCGCTATCTGGAACATTACGAATTCCGTCTGGTCCGCGAAAGCCTGATCGAGCGCGAGCGGCTGCTGGCGATGGCCCCGCACATCATCTGGCCGCTGCGCTTCGTGCTGCCGCATGATACCGGCCTGCGCCCCGGTTGGTTGCTGCGGCTGGGGCTGGCGATGTATGACCATATCGGCGGGCGCAAATTGCTGCCCCCAACCCGTTCGCTGGACTTGCGCAAGCCTCCGCATGACACGGTGCTGGAGGATCGGCTGGTCAAGGGCTGGGAGTATTCCGATTGCTGGGTCGAGGATTCGCGGCTGGTCGTCCTCAACGCCATGGACGCCGCCAAGCGCGGTGCCGACATCCGCACCCGCACCGAATGTGCCGGGCTGGAGCGCGGCGAGAATGCATGGACCGCGACATTGCGCAGCGCCGATGGTGAAAGCCGCGTCACCGCCCGCACGGTGGTCAACGCCGCCGGACCGTGGGTCGACGCGGTGCTGGGCCGCGCGCTGCCTGCCGAGCGCCACCAGAACCTGCGCCTCGTCAAAGGCAGCCATTTGATTTTCCCGCGCCTTTACGAAGGCGACCACGCCTACATCTTCCAGAACCGCGACGACCGCATCGTCTTCGCCATCCCCTATGAGCGCGAATTCACGCTCGTAGGCACTACCGATGTCGGCTTCGAAGGCAATCCCGGCGATATCCAGATTTCGGACGAGGAATCTGCTTACATCTGCGAGGCTATCAACGAATATCTGGCGCATGATGTCTCGCCCGGACAAGCCGTCTGGAGCTATTCCGGCGTGCGCCCACTTTATGACGATAACTCGGGCAGCAATTCCACGGTCACGCGCGATTATGTGTTCGAATTGGACGGCGAGAACGGCGCGCCTCCAATCCTGTCGATCTTCGGCGGCAAGATCACCACCTATCGTAAACTGGCCGAACACGCGCTGGCGAAGCTGGCCAGGCTGGGCGCAATTTCGGGTGATGAGTGGACAGACGGCGCGACCCTGCCCGGCGGCGACTTCCCGGTGGACGGAATCGACACGCTGGTGGGCACGATACTGGCCACATATCCCTTCCTGGATCCGGCTAATGCTCTGCGGCTCGCCCGCGCATACGGTACGATGGTGTCCGACATTCTGGGCGATGCGCGCGATGCGGAGGCTCTGGGGCAGGATTTCGGCGCGGGGCTGACGGCGCGAGAGGTGGACTGGCTGCGCGCCAATGAATTCGCCACCAGCGCCGACGATATTCTCTGGCGGCGCAGCAAGCTGGGTCTCCATATGACCGCAGATCAGCGCGCAGCAGTCGCAGCCTATATCGAGCGCGCCGATGGATGA
- the rpsO gene encoding 30S ribosomal protein S15, whose amino-acid sequence MTITAERKQEVIAEHATGKGDTGSPEVQVAILTERIRNLTDHFKANHKDNHSRRGLLTMVNKRRSLLAYLKDKDLQRYNDLIKKLGLRK is encoded by the coding sequence ATGACGATTACCGCAGAACGCAAGCAGGAAGTTATCGCTGAACATGCCACCGGCAAAGGCGATACGGGCAGCCCCGAAGTACAGGTTGCCATCCTGACCGAACGCATTCGCAACCTGACGGACCACTTCAAGGCGAACCACAAGGATAACCATTCGCGCCGCGGCCTGCTGACCATGGTCAACAAGCGTCGCAGCCTGCTGGCCTATCTGAAGGACAAGGACCTTCAACGGTATAACGACCTGATCAAGAAGCTGGGTCTGCGTAAATAA